The nucleotide window TTGAATTCCTGCCGGAGCCTTTCTGCCAACAAACGGCCATCCCGGCTTTCAGTCATCGGCATCATGACTGTAAATTCTTCGCCGCCATAGCGATATGCGGAGTCGGTCTGACGGAGGCATTGTTTCATCATCTGTCCGAGCCGGGACAAAACCTGATCTCCCTCGATATGTCCATAAGCGTCGTTAAACTGCTTAAAATCGTCAATATCCAGCAGTAACATGGTCAACGGCTGATCGTAGCGATTTGCCCGATCGATTTCAATTTTAAGCTGGTGATAAAAATACCGGGAATTGTAAAGCTGGGTGAGGCCATCGACGATGCTTAATTCCCGGTACTTTTGTTCGCTCTTCCTCAACGCCTCCTCCGCCTCCTGGCGCTCGGTGATATCAACGGAAAAGCCGATAACGCCGGTAATGCGGCCGTTTGCTTCCCTGTACGGTATCTTGTCGGTTTGCAGCCATCTTTGGCCGATCGTGGTTGCGATCGGTTCAATGATTCCGGTTTTTGACTTGCCCGAGGCAATAACCTCCTGATCGTCTTCCCAGTAGCGGGCCGCCTGGGAGGGATAAATGTCCGAGGCATTCCTTCCTTCAATTTTTTCCTTGAGAAGACCGGTTGCGTCGGCCAGCGCCTTGTTGACGCGAATTAACCTGTTTTCGCGGTCCTTGTAAAAAATCATGATCGGCGCTGAGTCGATGATGACCTGCAGCTCTTCGCGGTTTTTCTGTAAATCGTAGAAAAGGAGGCGGTAAGGATTTTCCAGGCCGGTTACGATGATCGCCCGGTAAACGAGAAAGAATGCAAAGATTTTGAAGTAATGACCGATCAGGTTCGAAAGGCCGTAAACGCTTATGTAAAAAGTGAAGGCCAGTTCCGAGACGATCGTGAAGAGGAGCGACCAAAGCATCAATTGCAGGATTTTTGGATCGAACTTTTCGCGGCTGTGCAGCAAAAAAATCAGCGCCAGCAGCAGGATTGTGCAGATAAGGTATTCGCTGACTATTTTGAAGGGGGTCAAACCCCGACCTTCGACAAAGCAAGCGGGAAAGAGCGTGCCGGAGAATACCGCTGCCAGCAGCAGGATGGTCAGAGAAAGATAAAAACCGAAAACGGCATTTATCTTGAGCTTTCTGTCGATAAACCATGGCGCTGCAAGTAGCGACAGGCTCTGAAGATAACGGGCGATGATCCAGAGCTGCGTGGGCAGGTTGGCATCGAACCCCGGGAAAATTCCCATGCCCCTGTAGGTCAGCGTGTGAACAAGATCGATGAAGCCCGCAAACAGAAAGGCGATGCTGAGAAAGAGCACATAGTGGTTATTCGCCAAACGACGGGTGTTCCAGGCGGTCAAGAAAATGGAAAAGGCAATGACGACGGAAAACCATTCCGCGACGACATGAAAGAGTAGATAGTTGTACAAGCTCGTCAGGTAAAGCCCGCTGCACAGCAAGAGCCAAATGATGAAACTTTTTGAATGTTTAGTGATGATCTCTCGCAACGACATCACCCAAGTCTCCAGTTTTTCAGTTATCAATCAGGTTGAGTTTCGCAACCATGGACAATTTACCCCCTCCGCTTATAAACGGGCGACTGCAAATCCCTCCAGCTTGACGGCTATCGATCTTTGGAGAAGATCAATGGTGACAACAAACAGTTCCTTATTGTAGTCCGTTTCCACGACCAACCCTTCGATTCCCTTGAATGGACCGGCGACGATGCGGGCGCGCTCACCGACGTGGGGATACTGCAATTGCTGCACCTCGATCTTCGAATCTACAATTCGGTGAATCGCGTCGATTGTTGCGTCCGGCACCGGAATGGCCTCCGACCCGTACGGTTTTCCCAGGATGCGGACAACTCCGAAGGTTTTCAGAATATCAACTTTTATTTCATTATTGAGTATCGGTGTTTCCACGAAGATGTATCCCGGAAACATCGGGAGCATGATCCTTTTGCGCCGGTCTTTTCGCTTGCTCCACGTCTCCATTTTGGGTAGAAAGGCATTAAATGATTTCAGGAGCAGCAGGGCGTTAACACGGTCTTCATGTCGGCTTCTTGTATGAACGGCGTACCAGGGCATCGATTTTTCCTTTTTCTATTTTTGTGCGCAAGTGCGCAAGTTGTTTATAGCAAAGGATAATATTTTTCAATGGTCTTTTTTGTCTATCCGGAATTTCATAGGTTTCGGGTGATATTTTTTTAAGGAGATGTCGAGAAGGGAAATAAGTAATGTTCTTACAGATTAGTGGTTTATCTATTGATGTGGGGGAGCGGGAAGGAAGTCTCGCGAGTTGCGTTGCCTTGCTGCTGAGCATCCCGGAAGGGGCGATTTCTTCAGTGGAGGTGCTGCGGCGGTCGCTGGATGCGAGGCGCTCCCGGCCGCCCCGTTTTGTTTATTTCCTGAAGGTCCGGTTGGCTGAGGGTGTGGCTTGGCGTTTGGATAAAGAACGGGAAACTTTCGGGGCAACTGTTTCCGAAGAGCCTGAAGCCATTGCTTCGCAGAACTCCTGTCTGAAGACCGTCCCTGTTTTCAAGCGGAAACCGGTTGTTGTCGGCAGCGGGCCGGCAGGGCTTTTTGCAGCCCTTGCCCTTGCCGAAAGGGGGGCGCCCGTTATTTTGCTGGAGCGGGGCAGGCCAGTGCCGAAGCGCCTCCTTGACGTCGAAGAGTTCTGGGAAAAGGGGATGCTTAATTCCGAAAGCAATGTCTGTTTCGGAGAGGGAGGAGCGGGGACGTTTTCCGACGGCAAACTGACCAGCCGCGTAAAAAATCCCCTGGCGGCAAGGGTGAAAAGGATTTTTGTTGAGTGCGGCGCGCCTGCCGAAATTCTCGTTGACGCTCATCCTCACATTGGGACTGATCGTCTCCGGGTGGTTGTCGTGAATATGAGGGAACGCCTTATAGCACTGGGAGGCGAGGTTCGTTTTGATACGCGCCTGACCGATCTGCTCCTTCAGAAAGGGCAGGTAGCCGGAGTTGTTGTCAATGATTCCGAAGAGATAATGACAAGTCATGTGATACTTGCCATCGGCCAATCTGCGGACGACACCTATTGCAAGCTGGCAAACAGGGGCGTGGAGATGGCGCCGAAGGCTTTTGCCGTGGGGCTGCGCGTCGAACATCCGCAGTCGCTGATCAACTCCATCCAGTACGGACGCTGGGCGGGGCTTGCCGGCTTGCCGCCGGCGGAGTATTTTCTTACGGCAAAGATTGCCGAGCAAAACCGCTCAGTCTATTCCTTTTGCATGTGCCCCGGCGGGTCGGTGATCGGCAGCAGCGTCGCAGCGGGGGGAGTTGTGACAAACGGGATGAGTTTGCTGAAGCGTAACGGTCCCCTTGCCAACAGCGCGGTTGTCGTCAATATCAGGACGGAAGACTTAGGAAGCAACGGTCCGTTGGCCGGGCTGGCCTTTCGCCGCCACTGGGAGGTGGAGGCTTTTGCTGCCGGCGGGTCGGATTATCACGCCCCCGCCCAGCGTCTGACCGATTTTCTGACAACTGGAAAAACGTCGACGGTTGGGAGCTGTTCTTATCGGCCGGGTGTCCGGGATGCGGATCTCGCCCAAGTTTTGCCTCTGTTTGTCGTTGCTGCGCTTAAACGGGGGTTCGCGGATTTCGAACGAAAAATGCCGGGATTCGTAACCGCGGAGGCCGTGCTGGTGGGAGTCGAGACGAGAACGTCGTCTCCCGTCCGCATTCTCCGCGGAGATGATGGGCAAAGTATCAGCATTAAAGGGCTTTTCCCGTGCGGGGAGGGCGCCGGATACGCCGGCGGCATCGTTAGCTCCGCCCTCGACGGCATGAAGGCGGCGGCGCATCTGCTGGAGTCGGGCAATCACGTGGGGTGCCCCTACTTATAGGCACAACGAATGATGAAAATCCCCCCTTGCCCCCCCTTTGCCAAAGGGGGGCAAGGGGGGATTTTCATACAAAGACGCCCAAATTGGACGTCCCCCCCTTCTCATTCTCGGGATGCTGTGGGTTGCGCCTGACGAAC belongs to Syntrophales bacterium and includes:
- a CDS encoding diguanylate cyclase, translating into MSLREIITKHSKSFIIWLLLCSGLYLTSLYNYLLFHVVAEWFSVVIAFSIFLTAWNTRRLANNHYVLFLSIAFLFAGFIDLVHTLTYRGMGIFPGFDANLPTQLWIIARYLQSLSLLAAPWFIDRKLKINAVFGFYLSLTILLLAAVFSGTLFPACFVEGRGLTPFKIVSEYLICTILLLALIFLLHSREKFDPKILQLMLWSLLFTIVSELAFTFYISVYGLSNLIGHYFKIFAFFLVYRAIIVTGLENPYRLLFYDLQKNREELQVIIDSAPIMIFYKDRENRLIRVNKALADATGLLKEKIEGRNASDIYPSQAARYWEDDQEVIASGKSKTGIIEPIATTIGQRWLQTDKIPYREANGRITGVIGFSVDITERQEAEEALRKSEQKYRELSIVDGLTQLYNSRYFYHQLKIEIDRANRYDQPLTMLLLDIDDFKQFNDAYGHIEGDQVLSRLGQMMKQCLRQTDSAYRYGGEEFTVMMPMTESRDGRLLAERLRQEFKKELFSPAPGQEVHLTVSIGIGQYKTQEKMKGFVNRVDQLMYQGKKNGKDQICADS
- a CDS encoding UpxY family transcription antiterminator — protein: MPWYAVHTRSRHEDRVNALLLLKSFNAFLPKMETWSKRKDRRKRIMLPMFPGYIFVETPILNNEIKVDILKTFGVVRILGKPYGSEAIPVPDATIDAIHRIVDSKIEVQQLQYPHVGERARIVAGPFKGIEGLVVETDYNKELFVVTIDLLQRSIAVKLEGFAVARL
- a CDS encoding FAD-binding protein, with product MFLQISGLSIDVGEREGSLASCVALLLSIPEGAISSVEVLRRSLDARRSRPPRFVYFLKVRLAEGVAWRLDKERETFGATVSEEPEAIASQNSCLKTVPVFKRKPVVVGSGPAGLFAALALAERGAPVILLERGRPVPKRLLDVEEFWEKGMLNSESNVCFGEGGAGTFSDGKLTSRVKNPLAARVKRIFVECGAPAEILVDAHPHIGTDRLRVVVVNMRERLIALGGEVRFDTRLTDLLLQKGQVAGVVVNDSEEIMTSHVILAIGQSADDTYCKLANRGVEMAPKAFAVGLRVEHPQSLINSIQYGRWAGLAGLPPAEYFLTAKIAEQNRSVYSFCMCPGGSVIGSSVAAGGVVTNGMSLLKRNGPLANSAVVVNIRTEDLGSNGPLAGLAFRRHWEVEAFAAGGSDYHAPAQRLTDFLTTGKTSTVGSCSYRPGVRDADLAQVLPLFVVAALKRGFADFERKMPGFVTAEAVLVGVETRTSSPVRILRGDDGQSISIKGLFPCGEGAGYAGGIVSSALDGMKAAAHLLESGNHVGCPYL